A stretch of Clostridium sp. BJN0001 DNA encodes these proteins:
- a CDS encoding aminopeptidase, with product MIKDLLIKYAELIIVKGINLKKDGLVVISSPIECSEFASIIAKKAFKHGASDVKIKYSDSIFNKIRLENISYDTLSIKHNFEKDEYEYYVDNNASFISISAEDPDIYKDVDSKKLSLYNKARRQNLKKYFDACNSNKNAWTIISIPTKSWAHKIFNTLPEDKALEKLYDAIFNIMRIYDDDPIKSWTKHINSLKEKVSKLNSLSLKSLHYKNSLGTDLTVELADDSIWCGGDDITLDSTHFIANMPTEEVYTTPKRDHVNGVCVSSKPLSYLGNLIENFSITFKDGKAVSCTAEKGLDVLKEIISSDENACYLGEAALVPFSSPISKSNIIFYKTLYDENASCHLAFGSSYPCCIKNGDNLSSKELLKKGANTSMTHVDFMIGTSDLSIDGIRKDNKTISIFKNGEWNI from the coding sequence ATGATAAAAGATTTACTTATAAAATATGCAGAGCTTATAATTGTAAAAGGAATAAATTTAAAAAAAGATGGTCTTGTTGTTATTTCATCTCCAATAGAATGCTCTGAATTTGCATCTATTATTGCTAAAAAAGCATTTAAACATGGAGCATCTGATGTAAAAATAAAATATTCAGACTCTATATTTAATAAGATACGATTAGAAAACATATCTTATGATACATTAAGCATAAAACATAATTTTGAAAAAGATGAATACGAATATTATGTAGATAATAATGCATCATTCATATCAATATCTGCAGAAGATCCTGATATTTATAAAGATGTTGATTCAAAAAAGCTTTCTTTATACAATAAAGCAAGACGTCAGAATCTAAAAAAATATTTTGATGCATGTAACTCAAACAAAAATGCTTGGACTATTATTTCAATTCCAACAAAATCATGGGCACATAAAATATTTAATACACTTCCTGAAGATAAAGCTTTAGAAAAACTTTATGATGCTATTTTTAATATAATGAGAATTTATGATGATGATCCTATAAAATCATGGACTAAACATATTAATTCTCTTAAAGAAAAAGTTTCAAAACTAAATTCACTTAGCTTAAAATCTCTTCATTATAAAAATTCACTTGGAACAGATCTGACAGTTGAACTTGCAGATGATAGCATTTGGTGTGGAGGAGATGATATTACTTTAGACTCAACTCATTTTATAGCTAATATGCCTACAGAAGAAGTCTACACAACTCCAAAAAGAGATCATGTAAATGGTGTATGTGTAAGTTCAAAACCTTTAAGCTATCTTGGGAACTTAATTGAAAACTTCTCTATTACATTTAAAGACGGAAAAGCAGTATCATGTACCGCAGAAAAAGGACTTGATGTTTTAAAAGAAATAATATCATCTGATGAAAACGCATGTTACCTTGGAGAAGCTGCTCTAGTTCCTTTTAGTTCTCCAATTTCAAAATCAAATATAATTTTTTATAAAACATTATATGATGAAAATGCATCATGCCATTTAGCATTTGGATCATCTTATCCATGCTGTATAAAAAATGGAGATAATCTCTCATCTAAAGAACTTTTAAAAAAAGGTGCTAATACATCAATGACACATGTTGATTTTATGATAGGAACATCTGATCTTTCAATAGACGGTATTAGAAAAGATAATAAAACTATATCCATTTTTAAAAATGGTGAATGGAACATATAA
- a CDS encoding lytic transglycosylase domain-containing protein: MRFLKRILIFIICILLISIGSLYILKSAIFPYKYNEYVNKYSQEYKLSPFFVLAVMKSESNFDDDAHSHKDAVGLMQITTETGQWIAEKMELESFSKDNLYNEEYNIRMGCWYLRYLYDKFDGNIDLIVAAYNAGPSNVDKWLQNSECSKDGENLSYIPFAETKKYVDKVNTYYKVYRILYDKG; encoded by the coding sequence ATGAGGTTCCTGAAACGAATTTTAATTTTTATAATTTGCATATTATTAATATCAATAGGTTCATTATATATTTTAAAGAGTGCTATATTCCCTTATAAGTATAATGAATATGTCAATAAGTACAGTCAAGAGTATAAACTTAGTCCATTTTTTGTTTTAGCTGTTATGAAAAGCGAAAGCAATTTTGATGATGATGCTCATTCACATAAGGATGCTGTAGGACTTATGCAGATTACTACAGAAACAGGTCAGTGGATAGCTGAAAAAATGGAACTTGAATCTTTCTCAAAAGATAATTTATATAATGAAGAATATAATATAAGGATGGGTTGCTGGTATTTAAGATATTTATATGATAAATTCGATGGAAATATAGATCTTATAGTTGCTGCATATAATGCAGGACCTAGCAATGTAGATAAGTGGCTTCAAAATAGTGAGTGTTCAAAGGATGGAGAAAATCTTTCATATATTCCATTTGCGGAAACAAAGAAATATGTAGATAAGGTAAATACATATTATAAAGTTTATCGAATTTTATATGATAAAGGATAA
- the polA gene encoding DNA polymerase I, protein MKRLLVLDSNSLMNRAFYALPPLTNNDGVNTNAIYGFLNMLLKMKNEINPDSIIAAFDLKAPTFRHKEYDEYKAGRKKMPPELFEQFPIMKELMGFMGIKIFEMEGFEADDIIGTVSKIAEENNTESYIVTGDHDALQLASSTTKVVITKKGVTETAVYDENAFVSEYGITPKQFIDVKGLMGDKSDNIKGVPGVGEKTAFKLIKEYGSIEEVLSNIDKIKGNKLKQNLEENVEQAIFSKKLATIVTNVPIDYTIDELLKNENVSEKDIKNMLIKLNMKSILNKMDLKDTEEKKELDIVNIENLESMKKVFDEYTNEVFLSYGISNRERFSNMELKYMIISDQSKCYYIDYEKIFLSDEENTLSILKAFMENEKIKKIIHSGKNLLTYLNKNNILIKGFIFDTEIASYLIDSSKNKYELSDIIERYLMESIDGKEISDLCFKASYIKELYSILRDKIKSENMEELYYNVEHPLIFVLSSMEENGFKVNTDILDELQKKFKSEIDKTEQIIYDLADEKFNINSPKQLGKILFEKLDLPVIKKTKTGYSTNQEVLEKLNDKHPIISKIMYFRQITKINSTYVEGLKSVVDSDSKIHSSFNQTVTTTGRLSSTEPNLQNIPIRHEMGKEIRKVFIPMEKDDLIVSCDYSQIELRVLAHIADDENMIDAFNNHNDIHTKTASEVFKVPISEVTSLMRSRAKAVNFGIVYGISAFSLSKDLKISKKEAEEYMNIYFSRYPKVKEYLDNIVDDAKKTGIVTTILNRRRFIPEIKSSNKIVKAFGERLAMNAPIQGSAADIIKIAMIKVYNKLKEKNLKSELILQVHDELILNVKKDEFDKVCEIVVNEMKDAVKLKVKLDVDLNYGKTWYDAK, encoded by the coding sequence ATGAAAAGATTATTAGTATTAGATTCAAATTCACTTATGAATAGGGCTTTTTATGCACTGCCTCCTTTAACAAATAATGACGGAGTTAATACAAATGCTATTTATGGTTTTTTAAATATGCTTTTAAAGATGAAAAATGAAATTAATCCGGACTCTATTATAGCAGCATTTGATTTAAAAGCTCCTACATTTCGTCATAAAGAATATGATGAATATAAAGCAGGAAGAAAAAAGATGCCGCCTGAACTTTTTGAACAATTTCCAATAATGAAAGAATTAATGGGATTTATGGGCATAAAAATATTTGAGATGGAAGGCTTTGAAGCTGACGATATAATAGGAACTGTTTCAAAGATTGCAGAAGAAAATAATACTGAATCTTATATAGTAACAGGAGATCATGATGCACTTCAGCTTGCATCTTCTACAACAAAAGTTGTCATAACAAAAAAAGGTGTTACAGAAACAGCTGTTTATGATGAAAATGCATTTGTGTCTGAATATGGAATTACTCCAAAACAATTTATAGATGTAAAGGGTCTTATGGGAGATAAGTCTGATAATATAAAAGGAGTTCCAGGAGTTGGAGAAAAGACAGCTTTTAAGCTTATAAAAGAATATGGTTCTATTGAAGAAGTATTAAGTAATATAGATAAAATAAAAGGTAATAAGTTAAAACAAAATTTAGAAGAAAATGTTGAGCAGGCTATATTTTCTAAAAAACTTGCAACGATAGTGACTAATGTTCCAATAGATTATACAATTGATGAACTTTTGAAGAATGAAAATGTATCTGAAAAAGATATAAAAAATATGCTTATAAAATTGAATATGAAATCAATTCTTAATAAAATGGATCTTAAGGATACTGAAGAAAAAAAAGAGCTTGATATAGTAAATATTGAAAATTTAGAAAGCATGAAAAAAGTATTTGATGAATATACAAATGAAGTATTTTTATCGTATGGTATTAGTAATCGTGAAAGATTTTCTAATATGGAACTTAAATATATGATAATTTCAGATCAAAGTAAGTGTTATTATATTGATTACGAAAAAATATTTTTAAGTGATGAAGAGAATACGCTTTCTATATTAAAGGCTTTCATGGAAAATGAAAAGATAAAGAAAATAATTCATAGTGGAAAAAATTTACTTACTTATTTAAATAAGAATAATATTTTAATAAAAGGATTTATTTTTGATACTGAGATAGCATCGTATCTTATAGATTCTTCTAAAAATAAATATGAGCTTTCAGATATAATAGAGAGATACTTAATGGAAAGCATAGATGGAAAAGAAATTTCTGATTTATGTTTTAAAGCGTCATATATAAAAGAACTTTACTCTATTTTGAGAGATAAAATAAAATCTGAAAATATGGAAGAATTATATTATAATGTTGAACATCCTCTTATTTTTGTTTTATCTTCAATGGAAGAGAACGGATTCAAAGTAAATACAGATATTTTAGATGAACTCCAAAAAAAATTTAAAAGTGAAATAGATAAGACAGAGCAAATAATATATGATTTAGCAGATGAAAAATTTAATATAAATTCTCCCAAACAGCTTGGAAAAATATTATTTGAAAAACTCGATCTTCCTGTAATAAAAAAGACTAAAACAGGATACTCTACTAACCAAGAGGTTTTGGAAAAACTTAATGATAAACATCCTATAATAAGCAAGATAATGTATTTTCGTCAGATAACAAAAATAAATTCTACTTATGTTGAAGGATTAAAAAGTGTAGTAGATTCGGATTCTAAAATTCATTCGAGTTTTAATCAGACAGTAACTACAACAGGACGTCTTTCAAGCACTGAACCAAACCTTCAAAATATTCCTATAAGGCATGAGATGGGAAAAGAGATAAGAAAAGTATTTATACCTATGGAAAAAGATGATTTAATAGTTTCTTGTGACTATTCTCAGATTGAATTAAGGGTTCTTGCACATATTGCTGATGATGAGAATATGATTGATGCATTTAATAATCATAATGATATTCATACAAAGACAGCATCTGAAGTATTTAAAGTGCCAATTTCTGAAGTTACTTCACTTATGAGAAGTAGAGCAAAAGCTGTAAATTTTGGAATAGTATATGGTATAAGTGCGTTTAGTCTTTCAAAGGATTTGAAGATTTCTAAAAAAGAAGCTGAAGAATATATGAATATATATTTTAGTCGTTATCCTAAAGTAAAGGAATATCTTGATAATATAGTTGATGATGCTAAAAAGACTGGAATAGTAACTACTATATTAAATAGAAGACGATTTATACCTGAAATTAAATCTTCGAATAAAATTGTAAAAGCATTTGGAGAAAGACTTGCAATGAATGCTCCAATTCAAGGAAGTGCAGCAGATATAATAAAGATTGCAATGATTAAGGTTTATAATAAACTTAAAGAGAAGAACCTTAAAAGTGAACTTATACTTCAGGTTCATGATGAACTTATATTAAATGTTAAGAAAGACGAATTTGATAAAGTATGTGAAATAGTCGTAAATGAGATGAAAGATGCAGTAAAATTAAAAGTTAAACTAGATGTTGACTTAAACTATGGTAAAACATGGTATGATGCAAAGTAG
- the coaE gene encoding dephospho-CoA kinase (Dephospho-CoA kinase (CoaE) performs the final step in coenzyme A biosynthesis.), whose product MLKIGLTGGIGTGKSTACAYFRDNGLKVIDADKIAKEVVTNKDILDIIKDKFGCGFFDWRGQFRRKEFGNHIFRFPNERIKYENIVIPYIKSEIKKQFAEYEKNKEDMIILDAPTLIETGFYKEVDYIVLVYTDINTQIQRVRNRDNLSRNDAVNRINSQIPLNEKKKYADMIIDTSDEIPKTQKQLKNLIEFFKLLK is encoded by the coding sequence TTGCTTAAAATTGGATTAACTGGAGGCATAGGTACAGGAAAAAGTACAGCGTGTGCTTATTTTCGTGATAATGGCTTAAAAGTTATAGATGCAGATAAGATTGCAAAAGAAGTAGTTACTAATAAAGATATTTTAGATATTATAAAAGATAAATTTGGATGTGGATTTTTTGATTGGAGAGGTCAGTTTAGAAGAAAAGAGTTTGGAAATCATATTTTTAGATTTCCGAATGAACGTATAAAATATGAGAATATAGTTATTCCCTATATAAAATCTGAGATAAAAAAACAGTTTGCAGAATATGAAAAAAATAAGGAAGATATGATAATACTTGATGCACCTACACTTATTGAAACTGGATTTTATAAAGAAGTTGATTATATCGTGCTTGTTTACACAGATATTAATACTCAGATACAGAGAGTAAGAAATCGTGACAATCTTTCAAGAAACGATGCTGTAAATAGAATAAATTCACAAATTCCATTAAACGAAAAGAAGAAGTATGCTGATATGATTATTGATACAAGCGATGAAATTCCCAAAACACAGAAACAACTCAAAAATCTTATTGAATTTTTCAAATTGCTAAAATAG
- a CDS encoding glycosyl hydrolase family 8, producing MKNKKKKIFLVFITIFMVTVIFAIAYYYISPYYKTIYTPKIVSNSYISEDEKDLYEFIKNNMMNEEGAVYTNLIDQKSDGDITKGHTILSESEGLMLFYYLKSDNREKFDGTLDFIESNMILNSDLISWRISEDEKADNSATIDDFRVVKALLSASEKWNDKKYRKYAFKISDGIYKNIVDKNVITDFNKGTEKSETTTLCYLDISTLNMLSNLNYNKWKKIYDKSLQIIDNGYVSDELPLYNKSYTRDDNEYHNDNDENIDTLLSMIIIYNRLEAGENIDRSLEWIKEKFKDDKAVYCTYSRDTGKHSSEFESTSIYAMIVQIARLKGETELEDKAGKKMKSYQIRNKESIVYGGFGNEDGKNVYSYDNLNALIGYRYYNEVK from the coding sequence ATGAAAAACAAAAAGAAAAAGATTTTTTTAGTCTTTATTACTATTTTTATGGTAACAGTAATTTTTGCTATAGCTTATTATTATATATCGCCATACTATAAAACTATTTATACACCAAAAATAGTTTCTAATTCATATATATCTGAAGATGAAAAAGATCTATATGAATTCATTAAAAATAATATGATGAATGAAGAAGGTGCAGTATATACAAATTTAATAGATCAAAAATCTGATGGAGATATTACAAAAGGACATACTATATTATCAGAATCAGAAGGTCTTATGCTCTTTTATTATTTAAAAAGTGATAATAGGGAGAAGTTTGATGGAACCTTGGATTTTATAGAAAGTAATATGATTCTTAATTCAGATCTTATAAGCTGGAGAATATCAGAAGATGAAAAAGCAGATAATTCAGCTACTATTGATGATTTTAGAGTTGTAAAAGCACTTCTTTCAGCTTCAGAAAAATGGAATGATAAAAAGTATAGAAAGTATGCTTTTAAAATATCGGATGGAATATATAAAAATATTGTAGATAAAAATGTAATTACAGATTTTAATAAAGGAACTGAAAAGAGTGAAACAACAACTCTTTGTTATTTAGATATTTCAACATTAAATATGCTTTCCAATCTTAATTACAATAAATGGAAAAAGATTTATGATAAATCTCTTCAGATAATTGATAATGGTTATGTAAGTGATGAACTTCCTTTATATAACAAAAGCTATACAAGAGATGATAATGAGTACCATAATGATAATGATGAAAATATAGATACGCTTTTATCAATGATTATAATATATAATAGACTTGAAGCAGGAGAAAACATTGATAGAAGTCTTGAATGGATAAAAGAAAAGTTTAAAGATGATAAAGCTGTATATTGTACGTATTCAAGAGATACAGGTAAACATTCATCAGAATTTGAATCAACTTCAATATATGCTATGATTGTTCAGATAGCAAGATTAAAAGGTGAAACAGAATTAGAAGATAAAGCAGGCAAAAAGATGAAATCATATCAGATAAGAAACAAAGAAAGTATTGTTTATGGTGGATTTGGAAATGAAGATGGAAAAAATGTATATTCCTATGATAATTTAAATGCACTTATAGGATATAGATACTATAACGAAGTTAAATAA